The following coding sequences are from one Granulicella arctica window:
- the murA gene encoding UDP-N-acetylglucosamine 1-carboxyvinyltransferase has protein sequence MDKFVVRGGNPLLGTIKVSGAKNSALPCMAAAILTEDEVILENIPQVHDIETERKLLTSMGAEVELGYGRAQHRTSIQCAILSDPVAKYEIVKTMRASSLVLGPLIARTGIARVAMPGGCAIGGRPIDLHIKGLEAMGATITQDHGYLEARTDRLKGAHIVFDKITVTGTEDLLMAATLAEGETLFENCAREPEVTDLAALLIAMGAKIEGAGTGTIRVQGVAKLHGARHKINPDRIEAGTFLLAGAITGGDLNIDCCEPEHLGSLIAKLEQCGVRIDVGKDNIRVRSGGDLKASDISTEEYPGFPTDMQAQFMALATQAEGTTTVTENIFENRFMHVQELIRMGANITVSGRTATIRGKTPLQSAAVMCSDLRASASLVLAALVADGESILDRVYHMDRGYERLEEKLRGVGAQIRRMGDVFSKR, from the coding sequence ATGGACAAGTTTGTAGTACGCGGCGGCAATCCCCTTCTCGGCACCATCAAAGTCTCCGGAGCCAAAAACTCCGCGCTCCCCTGCATGGCCGCCGCCATCCTCACCGAGGACGAGGTCATCCTCGAAAACATCCCCCAGGTCCACGACATCGAAACCGAGCGCAAGCTCCTCACCTCCATGGGGGCCGAGGTCGAACTCGGCTACGGCCGCGCCCAGCACCGCACCAGCATCCAATGCGCCATTCTGTCTGACCCCGTCGCCAAGTACGAGATCGTCAAGACCATGCGCGCCAGCTCGCTCGTACTCGGGCCGCTCATCGCACGGACTGGCATCGCCCGCGTCGCCATGCCCGGCGGCTGTGCCATCGGCGGACGCCCCATCGATCTCCACATCAAGGGGCTCGAAGCCATGGGTGCCACCATCACGCAGGACCACGGCTACCTCGAAGCCCGCACCGACCGCCTCAAGGGCGCGCACATCGTCTTCGACAAGATCACCGTCACCGGCACCGAAGACCTCCTCATGGCCGCAACGCTGGCCGAAGGCGAAACCCTCTTCGAGAACTGCGCGCGCGAGCCCGAGGTCACCGATCTCGCCGCCCTGCTCATCGCCATGGGTGCCAAGATCGAAGGCGCAGGCACAGGAACCATCCGCGTACAAGGTGTAGCCAAGCTCCACGGCGCGCGCCACAAGATCAACCCCGACCGCATCGAGGCCGGCACCTTCCTGCTCGCCGGAGCCATCACCGGTGGCGACCTCAACATCGACTGCTGCGAGCCCGAACACCTCGGCTCCCTCATCGCCAAGCTCGAACAGTGCGGCGTCCGCATCGATGTCGGCAAGGACAACATCCGCGTCCGCTCTGGCGGCGACCTCAAAGCATCGGACATCTCCACCGAAGAGTACCCCGGCTTCCCCACCGACATGCAGGCGCAGTTCATGGCACTCGCCACCCAGGCCGAAGGCACCACCACTGTTACCGAAAATATCTTCGAGAACCGCTTCATGCACGTGCAGGAGCTCATCCGCATGGGCGCGAACATCACCGTCTCGGGCCGCACCGCGACCATCCGCGGTAAAACACCGCTCCAGTCCGCCGCCGTCATGTGCTCGGACCTCCGCGCCTCCGCCTCGCTCGTCCTCGCGGCCCTCGTCGCCGACGGCGAGAGCATCCTCGATCGCGTCTACCACATGGACCGCGGCTACGAGCGCCTCGAAGAAAAGCTACGCGGTGTCGGAGCACAGATCCGCCGCATGGGAGACGTCTTCAGCAAGCGCTAG
- a CDS encoding GNAT family N-acetyltransferase, producing the protein MSVVEVTVRVREYRKGDLEALVALDEVCFAPEFLFDRPSMRRFAETRNAVTVLAEVDEGSLAGFVIAHLERMVSGVRGYVITLDVAPEHRRAGLAGRLMQAAEDRVSAAGARSMDLHVFAENEAAIRFYEGRGYTRSGVRRGFYGLGLDGYLYRKLLHAEG; encoded by the coding sequence ATGTCAGTGGTGGAGGTTACGGTGCGTGTACGGGAGTATCGAAAGGGCGATCTGGAGGCGCTGGTGGCGCTTGACGAGGTGTGTTTTGCGCCGGAGTTCCTCTTCGATCGTCCTTCCATGCGGCGGTTCGCCGAGACGCGGAATGCGGTGACGGTGCTTGCTGAAGTGGATGAGGGGAGCTTGGCCGGCTTTGTGATCGCGCATCTCGAACGAATGGTGTCGGGGGTGCGTGGGTATGTGATTACGCTGGATGTCGCGCCTGAACATCGCCGCGCGGGGTTAGCGGGGCGGCTGATGCAAGCGGCAGAGGATCGCGTGTCAGCGGCTGGAGCGAGGTCGATGGATCTGCATGTCTTCGCGGAGAATGAGGCGGCAATTCGATTTTATGAAGGCAGGGGCTACACGCGCAGCGGTGTGCGACGCGGCTTCTATGGCTTGGGGTTGGACGGCTATCTGTATCGCAAGCTGCTCCATGCGGAGGGTTGA